The genomic region CCCAATAGGGCTCAGGTTGGGTCCAAAAACACCCCAACCGTAGATGGGTGTGTTCACCAGGGAAGAAAAACTGGCGCCACCACTTCAGGCGGCTGTGTTTTGGGACAACAATGCTCGGGGCGAGTCCATGGGTCAACAGAGACCTCAAATATAAACggaggttttgaaaaaaatccAATCGTTCTaacaaaaccctagaaatttgaATCGGGTTTATAGAAAAATTCTGATGAATCTCGGTCCAATTTCGTTGTAAGACAACTGCTGGTCGTCAATGACATTAACGAAACATTCAGGGTGGTGGTTGCAGGCCATGCTCTTGGTCGATGTGGACACGAACACCATTAATGGTGTCAGGTTTTTCTAGGTTTTGAAGGTCGGTGCTTCTGGTTCCATGGCTTAATGGTTCTTGGCTAGGCGTGGGGAGCCTAGTGACATAGGGTCAGGGCAGGAGTCGATGGCTCTGGTTGCGATTTGGGGCAACTCAACCTGCAAGCCTGGGCGAGGTCGGGGGTTCGAAGAACCCTAACGGGTGATTCttgcttccttttttttttttttttttttttcaattcaatagtttaatgcatgtacatatatttgatgcaattcgtggaaaatattaaattcacatatttcaacaattatgaatataatgcatatacgatttatgtagaatctaaaattcgaaaaacgtaaagttagGTCAtacattatggtgaatgttcatgttatcagggctgcaaaaatatcgagataaaaaccgttgttttgaaaAAGCCTAATTGCATGATGATATGGATAAATTGGTTTTATGCATAAAATTTCCTCGTCAAATTCCTAAGTGCAGTGGTAGGAgtgtgctgataacatgttgtagcctattttatctggcAAAGGTAAAAGGACCGGCGACAAGGAGAACAAagattgagagagatgtgtttgtagaattgtaagggaatgtgtgtgttatcctagtgcctttatttatagtagtcaATGAGAGAAGaaattccttcatccccaaggaatacaagttaaaataggaaaggataactagaatcaaatctaatctaggatttacacaatcacactttaactaggaaagtttacaatagttttcaaattttagttttaagttttcaattttttgcaaATTATAGGGTCGTTTGataagtttttactttttattttttgcaaactaaaaataaaataattatcaactGAATCTAAATTAAACTGAAAATGAAATAGATATCAAACTGATTTTTCACTATTAACTAGCCACATTAACAATAGGGTAAACTGTGGGTTGACCCCCTAAACTATTACCTTAGTTGAAAGTGAccccctaaactatttttttggtaaattaaccccTTGAACTGTTTAAAATAAGCCAATTAACCCCTTGTCGTTAGATTTTATCCACTATTCCgtcaaattcaagggcaaaATAATCTTTTTATCATCAATTTTTACTTGTTAGTTATAAccattaataaaataatgacacgtggacaaggaataattcaaaaacttatagcataataaaaaaacataaagaaaccaaacgtttgcataacatacaatttAACATTGTTATTACACATTATTATGTGCCCACATGTCAAAATTTATTGGTGGTTATAAGTGACATGTAATAATTGATGATGAAAAGACTACTTTATCCTTGAATTTGACATAATTGTAGGCGGAATCTACCGACAAGGGGttcattgatttatttcaaatagttcaggagattaatttatcaaaaaaaataGTTCAGGAAGGCAATTTTAATTGAACTAATAATTCATAGGTCAAATGACAATTTACCTTAACAAAAACTGTTTAAAATGCTTTTACATGATGTCACCTTCTTCCCACCACGTACCGCGCCAATCCACGCACTTTCCAACCCGCGAGCAAACACCATCCCCTAAGAGCAACTctagcgttggagccctccccccaaGCTATTCACTATTcgatccacctaatgaacagtaactgcccttaatgaacagtaatcgccttttgcatctccaccgttacactacAATAGCTCtggcaatagacaataaaatattagtatttttttatttataaaataattcaaaataattttaattgtaatttcagataagatttttaatcgttctcgttgcgccacatgtcattatccgaagtattattaaataatacaaaataattttatttgtaatttcggataagatttttaatcgttctcgttgcgccacttgtcataaaatccgaaaagacaattactaGGAATGGattttccgataagatttttaatcgttctcgttacgccgtgtgtcattatccgaacatacaattattggtgatggatttctgataagattattaaccaatcgcGTCGCGctacgtgtcataatctgtttacaatctttgaggatagatttccattagatttttaatggatgacggcatgccacgtggcattatctacaacctaatcctttttgaatcctccatataatccaccattcatcctcacaaatctcacaccaattttttcaagatctctatcattattcatagtttatgcttcattcttcacaaaaatctgtatcattattcatagtttctgcttctttcttacaatgccttcttcttcctcaaggatgatgagggaactcgatcaggaagaggaagaattgtttaaccaatcagaaggaatgttcaatcaccaggTGGCAAAAAATGAgcgggaagaggatgaggagagtagaaggagagatgacgaagtaagaatgggcagagcctcacattccagtcgagtcatccaagccgtggctcagatctgcaggcccaatcattccggaaaccttgatagaagaaggcaacgacgaggtataaaactcttggaagattattttgtccctaatagtgcattccctgatacgtactttagacgtcgttttaaaatggaacgacatttgttcaacaaaatcatgattgttgtttgcaaccatgattcttactttgtgcaaaagaaagatacttttggtgctatgggtctccttcctcagcaaaaaattactgctgccttgcggatgcttgcatatggagcatctgcagaccaagtggatgagataacgaggatggggaaatcaaccattcttgagtccctgatgaggttttgcggagcaatcaaatctatctacaccgcagaGTACCTCCGGAAACCTATAAACATGGACTTGGAACGGCTTCTGAAGAAGGCCAAGATGCATGGtattcctgggatgattggaagcattgattgtatgcactggacgtgaaaaaaattgtccaagtgcatggcaaggcgcttatagggacagaaaaggagcaaaaagtatcattttggaggcggtggcatcttttgatacatggatttggcacacCTTTTTTGGGgttccgggagctcaaaatgacatcaacgtccttgcccaatccccagtgttcaacgatgtcttGCAAGGAAAGAcaccaaaagtcacgtatgaggtcaacggacgtatgtacaACGGGCtatactacctagctgacggcatttacctgcggtggtcaacatttgtcaaaataatgccacgtccgcgaagtgcaaaggaaaaacactttgcaagctgtcaagaggggtgcaggaaggatgtggagcgttatttcggtatcctccaagctcgctgggcaATCGTCcagggtgctgccagattgtttgatgtagagttgcttcgatccatcatgatgacgtgcatcattcttcataacatgattgtggaagatgagtaagattatgaagccgttgatgaatatgagccagacatgatgaacaattcaagaacacgtatatattgtgctcatgacgccaccgatgagcccgtgcaacatgagccgttacaaagggatggacgttacaatgaaaggctcattcaacgatatactgcatttcaaatgccagacatgcataatgcccgacaaattgacttgataaaGCACCAGTGGgtattgaaacaagctgaagataattaagttcatttagtgtgtttttttgaatttggtatgtttatgttattttatttggtgtgttttattatttggtatgtttaggtaatttttttagtgagttttttattattcggtatgcttatgtaattttatttggcgtgtttttatcatttcaataaatattctcttagtataaataacttaccaaattcatttgaataaatattcaataaattggacacaacataaagtactatatgcaataaataataaattacaacccaaagtgattggaaaattatgggctccgattacaaaaactactctattcatcatcactaaaccaatttgtggtgctaggatgatcttctcttgtggtgctaggaccatcttggcttgctctcgcttctcttgcaTGCCTCCTTCACACCATGTCAGCTTTCTCTAACTTCCAAAAaattttagaatttggagacttcccttctaaaggcgtgttcataatctcacgatctcgttgagtccgtttttcttctctaacatgttccctttcttgcctaagtagctctctttctctctcagtagcctgaaattctctctcaataacTGCAACTTTTGCatcctctctagccttatcagcctcatattttgccatttccctcgccaaagtcaattcaccttggcgagtaagttcttccatgaactttgcataatcattcttggaagcactcctttttctctttgaagccttcttaccttgaggcctaattggataacgggtcgaacccgacgcttgttcagggaggggcgtttcgggcacttcttctgcatcatcttcatgaacatgcgagacatgatcgggtgtagagtgtagaggggtgctgttcatgaaaacttctggaccgacaggcacaactctaaatttagggcaatctttgacaatattccaacattcccaattgttgaatgatttatttttgcttttggttttggcagcgtaccaagcttgtgcttgaagttcctacacaatgcgggagaagaaacaattataatgaaaataggtaacaaataaataatacaaacaaataattataatgtaagtaggtaacaaataaataatacaaacaaataattataatgtaaatttgggtatagtacaaacaaacaaataatatattgttacctaatccgagtaattttccccacttcgaatattgctactagcttgtgccaaggcgtctctccacgtactaaacgattggctaagtaatttccaacgactggacatcgattctttggttcttttcccaccaattttctcaagataattggtatgaataagacttcatatttctcgcaactgcatctcattacccgtaagcgaactatgagtaacttcaacccagctagtacacaaagcaacatcttcaagaagcgaCCAATTTGTACCTGCATCactagtcattttgttgaaaaaaaaaatggattgaaactttgagagaaagaaaggaatgtgattgaaagtagttgagaaaatatgaaattgtggtgtaaggtagatgataatgagaaggtatttatagaaaagtaaaaacaattttttttttaaaaattttagatatttttttcgaagtttttacaatttttttacaatatttttttaatttttattcaactaattaatctctgccgttggatataaaaaaaattttgaattccaacactccagattgtacCACGTGTCACAATggtaacttttctttattttaaaactattttttcttttatttatttatttatttatttataaagcatattaatatccaccgttgatctcagatcgaacggtggatattaaataggattttttttatttttttttaccgttgagatcgaacggtccaagtTAAAagccgttgagatcgaacggaccgtgggaagccacgtggctccCAACGGTAATTGAAAAAGTTactgatttttctgatttttctaatttttctgattttgtgtcggcgacgcgcccccacgcgcgagtgaggtgcacgcgcctgacagaaaaaaatataaaaaggccTGACACCATGCTGATGTCAGCGCTGGCGTCACATCCACTCGGGCTCTCAGGCTGGCAATTTTTCACGAGCCCGAAGCTCGGGCCTCCACTTCCACTCGGGCTCCTTCACGCTGGAAGCGGTCCACAGATCCTCGGGCCCCTTTTCTCTTGCCTGTCCCCCGAGCACCCAcctacggtggagttgctctaagtaGTCCTCCACCTTGCAtaaatactctctctctctctccctctccctcccctAATTACACAGTTCCAAGTTCCAACAGTCCGCCAAATGGCCCGACTCCTCACTCAAACTCTCCATCTCCGTCAATCGCTCCTTCGCCGCCCGCTCCTCCCACCCTCCCTCACCCAAGCTCACCGCGCCCGCTCCTCCCGATCCGGCAAGGCCGAGTTAATCGAGATCGAGCTCGACCCCTCCACCTCGTCGTCGCCAAGTGATTCAGAGAAATTAATGCTCAAGAAACTGGACGACATCGTTCAGACCATCGTCGTCCAGAGGGCCACGCCCGATTGGCTCCCCTTTGTCCCCGGCTCCTCGTTCTGGGTCCCACCTCGACGCGCCCCGTTGAAAGTGACCGACTTGGTTGGCAAATTGGCTGACCAGCTCACGGATGAAGAAACCCTCTCTGTGGCCACTGATCGTGGATGGCCTTGCTCCCAATTTTTTATCAATGGCGGTATGggcaatttctttttctttgttttatgcATGTAGGAAGTGTGTTTAGTTTTTGGTGGAATTGCTGGTTATTATAAGGAATTGAACTGGGTTTTTAGTTCTAAGTAtttgtgtgattttttttatttttgtagttgCAAATTGttattaattagtttttgtttGATGGGGTGGTGGAATTGCTTTTTTTTACAAGGAATCGAAGTGGGTTTTTAGCTTTTGTGtattaaaaaatgtttttagtttgtttttctttttatcaattgaaatgggcttttagttttgttttgtggCAATTAATGGGACCTTTTGTGTTTGGATACCTTCAAGGGCTTCAATTGTAGCTTCATTGGTGAACATATTTGGGACATGATGGAGATGCCAAATGTTTCCCGATATCCGTCATGAAATGTCTAATTGATTATGGAAAGTTGACCtggaagaaaatgaaatgatatCTATGCTTTTGAATGGATGAGATGAGTGCTGTTTGCTTATTTTATCATCTTCCATGCTAGTTTTAAATGCAAGGGactaatatataaacaaatgatTATTTGAGTTTCATGTTTTAGCTCttaataaatattttgggtATGATCAGGTACTGGATCTGCAGAAACAAGGGAAGTGGATAAGGAGGCAGAAGGATCAACAGAAAtagaggtggaggtggaggtggaggtaaAGGTTTTGACTGATTCACAGAAGCCCTCTCGCTGTGAGGATGATTAAGGTTTTCTCATCTCTCTATCAGCCTGTTTGCTTGGGTGAGTTCCCTTACTTATGACAACCACTGATGCTCCTTTGCACGCATATCATGACCAAAATAGTGTTGTCATTGCCCCTTAGGATATGGATTTAACTTATCTCTG from Pyrus communis chromosome 4, drPyrComm1.1, whole genome shotgun sequence harbors:
- the LOC137731889 gene encoding uncharacterized protein encodes the protein MARLLTQTLHLRQSLLRRPLLPPSLTQAHRARSSRSGKAELIEIELDPSTSSSPSDSEKLMLKKLDDIVQTIVVQRATPDWLPFVPGSSFWVPPRRAPLKVTDLVGKLADQLTDEETLSVATDRGWPCSQFFINGGTGSAETREVDKEAEGSTEIEVEVEVEVKVLTDSQKPSRCEDD